One part of the Bacillota bacterium genome encodes these proteins:
- the mutM gene encoding bifunctional DNA-formamidopyrimidine glycosylase/DNA-(apurinic or apyrimidinic site) lyase produces MPELPEVETVRRSLANHIIGQRIAQVEVLSWRAIRPRTEAEFASGLLGRTIVAVDRRGKYLELTLDDGSWLLIHLRMTGQLLVTDKDQPLAKHTAVVFTFDSGKQLRFVDQRKFGLLEHIKDRSEAARGYQTLGVEPTSSEFTVDYLREVMARRTAKVKGLLLNQSLIAGLGNIYADEALFHAGIHPQREGRSLTEKELEELHRAIVTVIEEGITHRGTTIRNYVDGSGKSGGYQERLQVYGKEGDPCPRCKTTLQRVKVAGRSSFHCPNCQR; encoded by the coding sequence ATGCCGGAACTACCTGAAGTAGAAACCGTTCGTCGCAGTCTTGCAAATCACATCATTGGCCAGCGCATTGCCCAGGTAGAGGTCTTAAGTTGGCGAGCAATTCGTCCCCGCACCGAGGCAGAGTTTGCCTCGGGCTTGCTGGGCAGGACCATAGTTGCGGTGGACAGAAGGGGCAAGTATCTAGAACTGACCCTAGATGATGGTTCTTGGCTGTTGATTCACTTAAGGATGACCGGTCAGCTGCTGGTGACCGACAAGGACCAGCCCCTGGCCAAGCACACCGCTGTGGTCTTTACCTTTGATTCAGGAAAGCAGCTGCGCTTTGTTGATCAGCGTAAGTTTGGTTTGCTGGAGCATATCAAAGACCGCTCCGAGGCTGCCAGGGGTTATCAGACCCTGGGGGTGGAACCAACTTCTTCAGAATTCACCGTTGATTATCTCAGGGAAGTCATGGCCCGTCGCACCGCCAAGGTCAAGGGGCTGCTGCTCAATCAAAGCTTGATTGCCGGTCTCGGCAATATCTACGCGGATGAGGCTCTGTTTCATGCCGGTATTCATCCCCAGCGTGAGGGGCGGTCCTTGACCGAGAAGGAACTGGAGGAGCTGCATAGGGCTATCGTCACCGTAATCGAAGAAGGAATTACCCATCGGGGAACGACAATTCGCAATTACGTCGATGGTTCCGGCAAGAGCGGCGGCTACCAGGAGAGACTGCAGGTCTATGGCAAGGAAGGAGACCCCTGTCCTCGGTGCAAAACTACCCTGCAGCGCGTGAAGGTCGCAGGCCGAAGCTCCTTTCATTGTCCCAATTGCCAGCGATAG
- a CDS encoding dipeptide ABC transporter ATP-binding protein produces the protein MAAVNGETLLEVKDLVKHFPITKGVIFSRQVGAVKAVDGVTFDIKAGETLGLVGESGCGKSTTGRLILRLIEPTSGEVRFQGKDVLSLGREELRAMRRDMQIIFQDPYASLNPRMTVGDIVGEPLMVHGIARGAERDKRVQELLEVVGLASYHAKRYPHEFSGGQRQRIGIARALAVNPKLIICDEPVSALDVSIQAQVINLMQDLQEEFGLTYLFIAHDLSVVKHISDRVAVMYLGRIVELTDKKSLYDNPLHPYSQALLSAIPIADPQAKRERILLEGDVPSPINPPPGCSFHTRCPYAMDICKVKEPVFKDYGDGHWAACHLVEQQLSKAAEELRS, from the coding sequence ATGGCAGCGGTTAATGGCGAAACGCTACTAGAGGTAAAGGATCTAGTCAAACACTTCCCCATCACCAAGGGCGTGATCTTTTCCCGTCAGGTGGGTGCAGTGAAAGCCGTCGACGGAGTAACCTTTGACATCAAAGCCGGAGAGACCCTGGGTCTTGTGGGAGAATCTGGGTGTGGAAAGTCCACTACCGGTCGGCTGATTCTGCGACTGATTGAACCCACCTCAGGAGAGGTGCGATTCCAGGGCAAGGACGTTCTCAGCTTGGGTAGAGAGGAATTGCGGGCGATGCGTCGGGATATGCAGATTATTTTCCAGGATCCCTACGCTTCTCTGAACCCGAGAATGACCGTTGGTGATATCGTGGGAGAACCCTTGATGGTCCATGGGATCGCCAGGGGAGCGGAAAGAGATAAGCGGGTGCAAGAATTGTTGGAGGTCGTTGGACTTGCCTCCTATCATGCCAAACGGTACCCCCACGAGTTCAGCGGCGGGCAGCGACAGAGAATTGGAATTGCCCGGGCCTTGGCCGTTAATCCGAAGCTGATCATCTGTGACGAGCCAGTTTCGGCCTTGGACGTTTCGATTCAGGCCCAGGTCATCAACCTGATGCAGGACCTGCAGGAAGAATTTGGGTTGACCTACCTGTTTATCGCCCACGATTTGAGCGTGGTCAAGCATATTTCCGACCGTGTTGCCGTAATGTACTTGGGTAGGATTGTTGAGTTAACGGACAAGAAGTCCCTGTATGATAATCCTTTGCATCCCTACAGTCAGGCACTGTTGTCGGCCATTCCGATAGCAGATCCCCAGGCCAAGCGGGAACGGATTCTGCTGGAAGGCGATGTGCCTTCTCCCATCAATCCGCCGCCAGGCTGTTCCTTCCATACCCGATGCCCCTATGCCATGGACATCTGTAAGGTGAAGGAGCCGGTCTTTAAGGATTACGGCGATGGCCACTGGGCTGCTTGTCATTTGGTGGAGCAGCAGTTGAGTAAGGCTGCAGAAGAATTGCGTTCATAG
- a CDS encoding lytic transglycosylase domain-containing protein: MVWFSRRMITMVALVLLIIGLVYAGFSWKTLVRVVYPVDHGEIISRCSEQYGLDPFLITAIILIESGFREESTSSKGAAGLMQVMPETANWVAQQQGLTLEGNESLYEPAVNIGIGSWYLNSLYQQFGNWVVVLAAYNAGRGNVQKWLTESLWSGELSTVSDIPFPETRIYVQRVIRAHWWYHRMYDSDWEVVLEKGAKANHPVVEAIGGVLHRIQQVVYSFVER; encoded by the coding sequence ATGGTGTGGTTTAGCCGACGTATGATCACTATGGTAGCCTTGGTGCTGCTAATCATCGGCTTAGTGTACGCCGGTTTTAGTTGGAAGACTTTGGTTCGTGTGGTTTACCCAGTGGATCACGGCGAGATTATCAGTCGCTGCAGTGAGCAATACGGGCTCGATCCCTTCTTGATTACTGCCATCATTCTGATAGAAAGTGGTTTTCGGGAGGAATCCACCTCCAGTAAAGGGGCAGCGGGCTTGATGCAGGTGATGCCAGAGACGGCCAATTGGGTTGCCCAGCAGCAGGGACTGACTCTAGAGGGAAATGAAAGTCTGTACGAACCGGCGGTGAACATAGGAATCGGAAGCTGGTATCTAAATTCCCTCTATCAACAGTTTGGCAATTGGGTGGTGGTTTTGGCGGCATATAACGCCGGAAGGGGTAATGTACAGAAATGGCTGACAGAGTCGCTTTGGTCAGGGGAGCTGAGCACCGTCTCCGATATTCCCTTTCCCGAGACCCGCATCTATGTACAACGGGTGATTCGTGCCCATTGGTGGTATCATCGGATGTATGATAGTGACTGGGAAGTGGTCTTGGAAAAGGGTGCTAAGGCCAACCATCCCGTCGTGGAAGCCATCGGCGGAGTATTGCACCGAATTCAGCAGGTGGTATACTCCTTCGTGGAACGGTAA
- a CDS encoding ABC transporter ATP-binding protein translates to MAERLLEVRNLKTYFYTEDGVVPAVDGVDFSLDKGTTLGIVGESGSGKSVTSLSVMGLIPNPPGKIEAGEIIFEGEDLLKKSEAEMRKIRGNDISMIFQEPMTSLNPVFTIGDQIIEAIVLHQGLSKSAAREQAIEMLRLVGIPSPEQRVDEYPHQLSGGMRQRVMIAMALSCNPKLLIADEPTTALDVTIQAQILDLMRKLKDELGTSIMLITHDLGVVAELCDEVAVMYAGKIVERGDVNTIFSNPTHPYTLGLLGSIPKLNEERERLQAIPGVVPNPAFMPEGCRFHPRCKYATEECKLAMPELVDVGGDHQVACVRYKEIESLKEVG, encoded by the coding sequence TTGGCGGAACGTTTGCTTGAGGTAAGAAACCTCAAAACGTACTTTTATACAGAGGACGGAGTTGTCCCCGCTGTCGATGGAGTGGACTTCAGCCTGGATAAGGGTACCACTCTCGGCATTGTCGGTGAATCCGGATCCGGCAAGAGTGTGACATCTCTGTCAGTGATGGGCCTTATCCCGAATCCGCCTGGCAAGATAGAAGCAGGAGAGATTATCTTCGAAGGCGAGGACCTTCTGAAGAAATCAGAGGCTGAGATGCGTAAGATCCGGGGAAATGATATTTCCATGATCTTCCAAGAGCCTATGACATCCCTGAACCCGGTGTTTACCATTGGCGATCAGATCATTGAAGCCATTGTCTTGCATCAGGGCTTGTCTAAGTCTGCGGCTAGGGAACAAGCGATTGAGATGTTGCGGTTAGTTGGTATTCCTTCGCCGGAACAGCGGGTGGATGAGTACCCTCACCAGCTCAGTGGTGGGATGAGACAAAGGGTAATGATTGCCATGGCTTTGTCTTGTAATCCCAAGTTATTGATTGCTGACGAGCCCACCACGGCATTGGACGTAACGATTCAAGCGCAGATTTTGGATTTAATGCGGAAGTTGAAGGATGAATTGGGCACCTCCATCATGTTGATTACCCATGACCTTGGCGTGGTCGCTGAGTTATGTGATGAGGTTGCTGTTATGTATGCCGGTAAAATCGTCGAGCGGGGAGATGTCAATACGATATTCTCCAATCCGACTCATCCATATACCTTGGGATTGCTAGGCTCGATCCCGAAGCTGAACGAGGAACGAGAGCGGCTGCAAGCCATTCCTGGCGTGGTCCCCAATCCAGCCTTTATGCCCGAGGGATGTCGATTCCACCCTCGCTGCAAGTATGCCACTGAGGAGTGTAAGCTGGCCATGCCGGAGTTGGTGGATGTAGGTGGCGACCACCAGGTGGCCTGTGTCCGCTACAAAGAGATAGAGTCCTTGAAGGAGGTGGGGTAG
- a CDS encoding dephospho-CoA kinase, whose protein sequence is MLRVGLTGGIASGKSTVTRMLRSLGAVVLDADQAAREVVEPKQPAWRRIRSVFGPEFFHADGQLDRKKLGGLVFADATARRQLEEIIHPEVFAFLERQVEELAAAAQHRLVCLDIPLLFETGYNSQVDVTVVVFVDGQTQLRRLMDRDNLSEQEAQERIAAQMPLSEKARLADYVIDNNETLEATQQQVTILWQRLCQRAETLGV, encoded by the coding sequence GTGTTAAGGGTGGGGCTTACCGGGGGCATCGCCTCGGGCAAATCTACTGTGACACGGATGTTGCGTAGTTTGGGTGCGGTAGTCTTGGATGCCGACCAGGCGGCACGAGAGGTAGTGGAACCCAAGCAGCCGGCGTGGCGGCGCATTCGCTCAGTTTTTGGTCCGGAGTTTTTCCACGCCGACGGTCAATTGGATCGCAAGAAACTAGGGGGACTGGTCTTTGCCGATGCCACCGCTCGCAGGCAGTTGGAGGAGATTATTCATCCCGAGGTTTTTGCTTTTCTGGAGCGACAGGTAGAGGAGTTGGCTGCCGCAGCCCAGCACCGATTGGTTTGTTTGGACATTCCTCTCCTTTTTGAGACGGGATATAACTCTCAGGTCGATGTGACGGTAGTGGTGTTTGTCGATGGTCAAACTCAGCTGCGGCGATTAATGGATCGGGATAATTTGAGTGAGCAGGAAGCCCAGGAGCGGATTGCCGCCCAGATGCCATTGTCGGAGAAGGCAAGGCTAGCCGATTATGTAATTGACAATAACGAAACCCTAGAGGCTACCCAACAGCAGGTCACTATTCTGTGGCAAAGGCTGTGCCAGAGGGCGGAGACCTTGGGAGTGTAA
- the scfA gene encoding six-cysteine peptide SCIFF, whose protein sequence is MQTNHSHIRTLTSTNLLKKTAGCGQCHAACQSACKTSCTVGNIPCEQGK, encoded by the coding sequence ATGCAAACCAATCATTCCCACATCAGGACTCTAACCAGTACAAATCTTCTGAAGAAAACCGCGGGTTGCGGGCAATGCCATGCTGCATGTCAGTCAGCCTGCAAGACCTCTTGTACAGTAGGTAATATTCCTTGTGAGCAAGGGAAGTAG